One genomic segment of Arthrobacter sp. JZ12 includes these proteins:
- a CDS encoding LPXTG cell wall anchor domain-containing protein has translation MDTTTWVWIIIGILVVLLIIGLIVFLGRKRRQAHVQKKRREDHDRANQIREEAHAKDLEAREREAHATRAAAEAQQAEVDAERLRREAEQRQADAQGLRRETEERARHADEIDPFAETSRDGRRDDRGRDDAGPGQTPGRH, from the coding sequence ATGGACACAACAACGTGGGTCTGGATCATCATCGGAATCCTGGTAGTGCTGCTCATCATCGGTTTGATCGTTTTCCTCGGACGGAAACGCCGTCAGGCCCACGTTCAGAAGAAACGGCGCGAAGATCATGACCGCGCCAACCAGATCCGGGAAGAAGCGCATGCCAAAGACCTTGAAGCCCGCGAACGGGAAGCCCATGCCACCCGGGCGGCAGCCGAGGCCCAGCAGGCGGAGGTGGACGCCGAACGGCTTCGCAGGGAGGCTGAGCAGCGGCAGGCCGACGCCCAGGGACTGCGGAGGGAAACCGAGGAGCGCGCCCGGCATGCCGACGAGATCGACCCGTTCGCCGAGACGTCCCGAGACGGCAGGCGGGATGACCGTGGACGGGACGACGCCGGCCCCGGGCAGACTCCCGGACGGCACTGA
- a CDS encoding ATP-binding cassette domain-containing protein has product MTIIQAEGLKKTYSSKSGPVHALAGLSLSVPEGTVKALLGPNGAGKTTAVKVLTTLIKPDEGTAHIDGIDVVRNPKAARRIIGASGQYAAVDENLTGFENLEMVGRLYHLGARTARQRARELIEQFELTEAGNRPVKGFSGGMRRRIDLAGALVINPKILFLDEPTTGLDPRSRLALWDIINQLVNAGTTLLLTTQYLEEADHLADEISVIDGGKVIAEGTSDQLKAQIGGHRIVVTLVDEADAGAAREILGRHGDGSPSVNDRTVEVAVVEGPRALQYVLSDLGAANIQLHDAGMRRPTLDDVFLKLTGHKAEAEAARTNAEMEKAK; this is encoded by the coding sequence ATGACTATCATCCAGGCCGAAGGTCTGAAGAAGACATACTCATCGAAAAGCGGCCCGGTGCATGCGCTCGCGGGGCTCAGCCTCTCGGTTCCCGAGGGTACGGTCAAGGCGCTGCTCGGACCCAATGGAGCCGGCAAGACAACCGCGGTCAAGGTACTTACCACGCTCATCAAGCCGGATGAGGGCACGGCACACATCGACGGCATCGACGTAGTCCGAAACCCGAAAGCTGCCCGTCGAATCATCGGCGCGTCCGGACAGTACGCCGCGGTGGATGAGAACCTCACCGGGTTCGAGAATCTCGAGATGGTGGGCCGGCTCTACCACCTGGGAGCCCGCACCGCCCGCCAGCGGGCCCGCGAACTGATTGAGCAGTTCGAGCTGACCGAGGCCGGCAACCGCCCGGTCAAGGGTTTCTCCGGCGGCATGCGTCGCCGGATCGACCTTGCCGGCGCCCTGGTCATCAACCCGAAGATCCTGTTCCTCGACGAACCCACCACCGGTCTGGATCCCCGAAGCCGCCTTGCGCTCTGGGACATCATCAATCAGCTCGTGAACGCGGGAACCACCCTGCTGCTTACCACCCAGTATCTTGAGGAGGCCGATCACCTCGCCGATGAGATCTCCGTGATCGACGGCGGCAAGGTTATCGCCGAGGGCACCTCGGACCAGCTCAAGGCGCAGATCGGCGGTCACCGCATCGTCGTGACGCTGGTTGACGAGGCCGACGCCGGTGCGGCCCGCGAGATTCTTGGCCGCCACGGCGACGGCTCGCCTTCTGTCAATGACCGGACGGTTGAAGTGGCGGTGGTTGAGGGGCCGCGCGCGCTGCAGTACGTGCTCTCCGATCTCGGGGCTGCCAACATTCAACTGCACGACGCCGGAATGCGCCGGCCCACCCTGGACGACGTCTTCCTGAAGCTGACCGGTCATAAGGCTGAGGCTGAGGCGGCGAGGACCAACGCTGAAATGGAGAAAGCCAAATGA
- a CDS encoding sensor histidine kinase, with the protein MTLQLHGKAAVLRWMHAGFYLLLLTSAVRYLLSHGLDEQWVLLLALSLLLTCVYAGGSMLLAQGRYAGAWLMAVLVLWGLLAFMAPSFVWCAFPLFFACRHLLRGWQASVCLIVVVLVMVAALARLTGGPDVALIVGPVAVAALMLAVYNRIEQESLARQKLVDELTAAQAELSTSKQREGALAERERLAREIHDTVTQDLTQSVLLLEAADQLWDAEPASSRAHVTQATRSVRRSLVEARNLVHNLTSPQLDHRSLTDALRAATADIPGLHLNVTGVEYPLSPEINHALLRIAQSAAANVRLHAGARSAVLTLSYLSDGVSLDLFDDGRGFDPAAAETHGYGLRAMRQRAEQLGGTFTVESQPGDGTVVTAWLPLQEGA; encoded by the coding sequence ATGACTCTGCAGCTGCACGGCAAGGCCGCCGTTCTGCGGTGGATGCACGCCGGTTTCTACCTGCTGCTCCTCACCTCCGCGGTCCGCTACCTCCTCTCACACGGACTGGATGAGCAGTGGGTTCTCCTGTTGGCTCTGTCCTTGCTTCTGACATGCGTTTATGCCGGAGGGAGCATGCTTCTGGCTCAAGGTCGATACGCCGGAGCCTGGTTGATGGCGGTGCTGGTCCTGTGGGGACTGCTCGCCTTCATGGCACCCAGCTTTGTCTGGTGTGCCTTTCCCTTGTTCTTTGCATGCCGGCACCTCCTCCGCGGGTGGCAGGCGAGCGTATGCCTGATCGTGGTGGTCCTGGTCATGGTCGCGGCCCTAGCCCGGCTCACGGGAGGTCCCGACGTCGCCCTCATTGTCGGGCCGGTGGCCGTTGCAGCGTTGATGCTGGCGGTCTACAACCGAATCGAACAGGAAAGCCTGGCTCGGCAGAAGCTCGTTGATGAACTCACGGCAGCGCAGGCGGAACTCAGCACCAGCAAGCAGCGTGAGGGTGCCCTGGCCGAGCGCGAGCGCCTCGCCCGGGAGATCCATGACACGGTCACCCAGGACCTGACCCAGTCGGTGCTCCTGCTCGAGGCAGCGGATCAGTTGTGGGATGCAGAGCCGGCGTCGTCCCGTGCCCACGTGACGCAGGCAACGCGCTCGGTTCGGCGCAGCCTGGTGGAAGCACGCAACCTGGTTCACAACCTCACCTCGCCGCAGCTTGACCACCGAAGCCTGACGGACGCCCTCCGCGCAGCCACCGCGGACATCCCGGGCCTGCACCTCAACGTCACAGGCGTTGAGTACCCGCTGAGTCCGGAAATCAACCACGCGCTTCTTCGCATCGCCCAAAGCGCCGCTGCCAACGTAAGACTGCATGCAGGCGCCAGGAGCGCGGTCCTCACCCTTTCCTACCTGTCCGACGGCGTGAGCCTCGACCTGTTCGACGACGGCCGGGGCTTTGACCCCGCGGCCGCTGAAACCCACGGATACGGACTTCGCGCCATGCGCCAGCGCGCGGAGCAGCTCGGCGGGACCTTCACCGTGGAGAGCCAACCGGGTGACGGCACCGTGGTGACGGCATGGCTGCCACTGCAGGAGGGCGCATGA
- a CDS encoding response regulator transcription factor: MTTVLLVDDHDVVRAGLRAILGTQSDLTVVGEAADGAAGVRAAVDLRPDVVLMDLAIGSGLDGIEATRRIVAEAPSVRILVFTTYDSDADIVRVIDAGATGYLLKDSTPAELYAAIHAAARGQAALSAPVASVLLKRMQQPNSALTPREAEILELLTAGLSNREMSRQLFISETTIKTHLMHIYRKLDVDTRSAAIAEASRRGWVRHRG, encoded by the coding sequence ATGACCACGGTGCTGTTGGTGGACGATCATGACGTGGTTCGTGCTGGCCTGCGGGCGATACTCGGGACCCAGTCCGATCTGACGGTGGTCGGAGAGGCGGCGGACGGCGCTGCAGGAGTGCGGGCTGCCGTGGACCTCCGCCCCGACGTGGTCCTCATGGACCTGGCCATCGGATCCGGCCTGGACGGAATCGAGGCCACGCGCAGGATCGTTGCCGAGGCGCCCTCGGTGCGCATCCTGGTGTTCACCACCTACGATTCCGACGCTGACATTGTTCGGGTGATCGATGCGGGTGCCACGGGATACCTGCTGAAGGATTCGACGCCGGCGGAGCTCTACGCGGCTATCCATGCCGCCGCTCGGGGGCAGGCCGCCTTGTCAGCGCCGGTTGCCTCAGTGCTGCTCAAACGCATGCAGCAGCCCAACTCGGCATTGACGCCGCGCGAGGCAGAGATCCTCGAGCTGCTGACCGCCGGTCTCAGCAACCGCGAAATGAGCCGTCAGCTATTCATCAGCGAAACCACAATCAAGACCCACCTGATGCACATCTACCGGAAGCTGGACGTGGACACGCGGTCGGCGGCTATCGCGGAAGCGTCGCGGCGGGGTTGGGTTCGGCATCGAGGCTGA
- a CDS encoding ABC transporter permease gives MTAVSQSAYQSVGTPFTQLLSDGWIATRRNLIKIKRVPEILVFTILQPIMFVLLFSQVYAGAMNVPDYVNFLMAGIFAQTVIFGSTFSGAAMAQDLKDGIIDRFRSLPMSPAAVLIGRTNGDLVINSISMLIMMGTGWLVGWRVTTSLGGFISGVLVLLLFSYGFSWVMALLGMSVRSPEVINNASFMILFPLTFISNAFVPIHTLPEVLKNIAEWNPVSALVESARQLFGNTNPEFPEPTAWTLQNPVITVIIGIVLMLAIFVPLSVRKFTSISSR, from the coding sequence ATGACCGCCGTCAGCCAGTCGGCCTACCAGAGTGTCGGCACACCCTTCACCCAGCTGTTGTCGGACGGCTGGATTGCCACCCGCCGGAACCTGATCAAGATCAAGCGCGTACCCGAGATCCTGGTATTCACCATCCTCCAGCCCATCATGTTCGTGCTCCTCTTCAGCCAGGTCTACGCCGGGGCAATGAACGTGCCCGACTACGTGAACTTCCTGATGGCCGGAATCTTCGCGCAAACTGTTATCTTCGGGTCAACCTTCTCCGGTGCTGCCATGGCGCAGGACCTGAAGGACGGCATCATCGACCGTTTCCGCAGCCTCCCCATGAGCCCTGCCGCCGTGCTGATCGGCCGCACCAACGGCGACCTGGTCATCAACAGCATCTCCATGCTCATCATGATGGGCACCGGCTGGCTGGTGGGCTGGCGGGTGACTACATCCCTCGGAGGCTTCATCAGCGGCGTCCTGGTCCTGCTGCTCTTCTCCTACGGATTCAGCTGGGTCATGGCTCTACTGGGCATGAGCGTCCGCAGCCCGGAGGTCATCAACAACGCCTCCTTCATGATCCTCTTCCCCCTGACCTTCATCTCGAACGCCTTCGTGCCGATTCACACCCTGCCGGAGGTCCTGAAGAACATTGCCGAATGGAACCCGGTGTCTGCGCTTGTGGAGTCAGCACGGCAACTGTTCGGGAACACCAACCCCGAGTTTCCCGAACCCACGGCCTGGACCCTGCAGAACCCGGTCATTACGGTGATTATCGGCATCGTGCTGATGCTCGCCATCTTCGTGCCGCTGTCGGTACGGAAATTCACCTCCATCAGCTCCCGATGA
- a CDS encoding ammonium transporter, whose product MDGLTPGGVWLVVATALVMLMTPALAFFYAGMTRVRSTLNMIMMSLAAMALAGLTWLLRGSSMATSEASALGMFGDPFANLAGLAASDSGDLLGMAFNAAFAIVTVAIISGSIADRARFGAWCLFVPLWVTLAYAPMAYAVWNGGILSADGAIGQWAGEAIDFAGGTVIHMNAGMAALVLALILGARSGFGKQASHQPHNLPMVVLGAALLWIGWFGFNVGAAGDDRQAAVILLNTIAAPAAAVVSWLAVERIRDGRPTTFGAASAIVAGLVAISPACADVTIPGAIAIGLATGVASCLAIRLKYRLGYDDSLDVVAVHLVTGFVGTVALGFFAIPGEESAGGLFYGGGTGQLWSQLVATGFALAYSGLVTAVLALVIHKVIGFRVASHVEEEGVDLHEHSESAYAPGALVGAPSALSSNQS is encoded by the coding sequence ATGGACGGTTTAACTCCCGGCGGTGTGTGGCTCGTCGTGGCAACAGCCCTGGTGATGCTGATGACACCAGCGCTGGCATTCTTCTATGCAGGCATGACGCGAGTGCGCTCCACGCTCAACATGATCATGATGAGCCTGGCAGCGATGGCGCTGGCCGGTCTCACCTGGCTCCTCCGGGGCAGTTCGATGGCTACGAGCGAGGCGTCCGCCCTTGGCATGTTCGGTGATCCATTCGCCAACCTGGCCGGCCTCGCTGCCTCGGACTCGGGAGACCTGCTGGGTATGGCGTTCAATGCAGCGTTCGCTATCGTCACCGTGGCGATCATCTCCGGCTCCATCGCTGACCGCGCCCGCTTCGGCGCATGGTGCCTGTTCGTTCCACTCTGGGTGACCCTGGCTTATGCGCCCATGGCCTATGCCGTCTGGAATGGCGGAATCCTCTCCGCTGACGGAGCCATAGGCCAGTGGGCCGGAGAGGCAATCGACTTCGCCGGCGGTACGGTCATCCACATGAACGCCGGAATGGCAGCCCTCGTACTTGCATTGATCCTCGGCGCCCGCAGCGGGTTCGGCAAGCAGGCCAGCCACCAGCCGCACAACCTACCCATGGTGGTCCTCGGCGCCGCTCTACTTTGGATCGGCTGGTTCGGCTTCAACGTGGGTGCTGCAGGAGATGACCGTCAGGCGGCCGTCATCCTCCTGAACACGATCGCAGCGCCTGCAGCCGCCGTCGTCAGTTGGCTGGCGGTGGAGCGGATCCGGGACGGCCGTCCCACCACTTTCGGCGCCGCATCGGCGATCGTTGCCGGGCTCGTGGCCATCTCACCTGCCTGCGCGGACGTGACCATCCCCGGCGCGATTGCCATCGGCCTGGCGACCGGCGTCGCTTCCTGCCTGGCGATCAGGCTCAAGTACCGGCTCGGCTATGACGACTCGCTCGACGTCGTCGCGGTGCACCTGGTCACCGGGTTTGTTGGAACCGTGGCACTTGGATTCTTCGCAATACCCGGCGAAGAGAGCGCAGGCGGGCTGTTCTATGGCGGCGGGACCGGCCAGCTCTGGAGCCAGCTCGTGGCAACCGGTTTCGCCCTGGCGTATTCCGGCCTCGTAACGGCAGTGTTGGCACTGGTCATTCACAAGGTGATCGGATTCCGCGTGGCCAGCCATGTGGAGGAGGAAGGCGTGGACCTCCATGAGCACTCGGAGTCGGCCTACGCGCCGGGAGCGCTCGTCGGCGCACCCTCCGCCCTGAGCTCCAACCAGTCATAG
- a CDS encoding ABC-F family ATP-binding cassette domain-containing protein yields the protein MAHLDVSNIDYFLSDGRQLLNGVSFKVGEGHKTALIGPNGTGKTTLLRIVAGDITADEGAVTRSGSMGIMRQFVGQVRDDTTVRDLLVSAAPPALAEAARRIDTAELAMMEHDDEPTQMRYAQAIADWGDAGGYELETTWDEVTMAALGVPYDRAQYRAASSLSGGEQKRLVLEALFAGPDELLLLDEPDNYLDVPGKRWLEAKLNDSPKSVLFVSHDRELLANSATRIVTLEPGALGASSWIHGGGFSTYLQARADRNARFEELRRRWDEEHIKLKELVNMYKNKAAFRSDMANRYHAAQTRLTKFLEAGPPEAIPIEQNVNMRLKGGRTAKRAVVAQKLELTGLMKPFSTEIWFGDRVGVLGSNGSGKSHFLRLLAAGGSDPDKEHEPVSEVTIAPVPHTGVVKLGARIRPGFFAQTHVRPDLLGRTLLDILHRGDDHRSGLGREAASAVLDRYGLAGQSEQLYDSLSGGQQARLQILLLELSGATLLLLDEPTDNLDLHSAEALERAIDAFEGTVLAVTHDRWFARSFDRFLVFGEDGRVYESQEPVWDEGRVQRTR from the coding sequence GTGGCACACCTCGACGTCTCCAACATCGACTACTTCCTCTCCGATGGCCGGCAACTCCTCAACGGCGTCAGCTTCAAGGTGGGGGAGGGACACAAGACGGCCCTGATCGGTCCCAACGGGACCGGTAAAACCACCCTGCTGCGCATCGTCGCCGGAGACATCACGGCTGACGAAGGAGCCGTCACCCGGTCGGGTTCCATGGGAATCATGCGCCAGTTCGTCGGCCAGGTCCGCGACGACACCACGGTGCGCGACCTCCTTGTCTCCGCTGCCCCGCCGGCGCTCGCCGAAGCGGCGCGGCGCATCGATACCGCTGAGCTCGCCATGATGGAACACGACGACGAACCCACCCAGATGCGCTATGCGCAAGCTATTGCCGACTGGGGAGACGCCGGCGGGTACGAGCTGGAGACCACCTGGGACGAGGTAACGATGGCGGCACTCGGAGTGCCGTATGACCGCGCGCAGTACCGGGCGGCGTCGTCGTTGTCAGGAGGCGAGCAGAAGCGGCTGGTGCTTGAAGCGTTGTTCGCCGGACCGGACGAGCTGCTGTTGCTGGATGAGCCGGACAACTACCTGGACGTCCCCGGGAAGCGCTGGCTGGAAGCGAAGCTCAATGACAGTCCGAAATCAGTCCTGTTCGTCAGCCATGACCGGGAACTCCTGGCCAATTCCGCAACCCGGATCGTGACGCTGGAACCGGGGGCCCTGGGCGCCTCCAGCTGGATTCACGGCGGGGGCTTCAGCACCTACCTGCAGGCCCGGGCCGACCGCAACGCGCGCTTCGAGGAACTGCGCCGCCGCTGGGACGAGGAGCACATCAAGCTCAAGGAACTCGTCAACATGTACAAGAACAAGGCGGCATTCCGCTCGGACATGGCAAACCGGTACCACGCCGCCCAGACCCGGCTCACCAAGTTCCTCGAGGCCGGACCGCCGGAAGCCATTCCCATCGAGCAGAACGTGAACATGCGGCTCAAGGGCGGCCGCACGGCCAAACGAGCCGTCGTTGCCCAGAAGCTCGAGCTCACCGGGCTCATGAAACCCTTCAGCACCGAGATCTGGTTCGGGGACCGGGTGGGCGTCCTCGGCTCCAACGGGTCCGGGAAGTCGCACTTCCTGCGCCTTCTCGCCGCCGGCGGGTCAGACCCGGACAAGGAACATGAGCCGGTGTCAGAGGTAACCATCGCACCGGTGCCGCACACCGGCGTCGTGAAGTTGGGCGCGAGGATCCGCCCCGGATTCTTCGCGCAGACCCACGTGCGCCCCGACCTTCTTGGGCGGACCCTGCTGGACATCCTGCATCGCGGGGACGACCACCGCTCCGGCCTCGGACGGGAAGCAGCCTCCGCGGTCCTGGACCGGTACGGCCTGGCAGGACAGTCCGAGCAGCTCTATGACTCCCTGTCGGGAGGTCAGCAGGCCCGCCTGCAGATCCTTCTCCTCGAGCTGTCCGGAGCAACGCTGTTGCTGCTCGACGAACCCACCGACAACCTTGACCTGCACTCAGCCGAGGCGCTGGAGCGCGCCATCGACGCCTTCGAGGGAACGGTGCTGGCCGTCACCCACGACCGTTGGTTTGCCCGGAGCTTCGACCGGTTCCTGGTGTTCGGCGAGGACGGCAGGGTGTACGAGTCCCAGGAACCGGTGTGGGACGAGGGTCGTGTGCAGCGAACCCGCTGA
- a CDS encoding PHP domain-containing protein, whose product MCNTHDQFDPKLSTAAADRELEAIGWNRRAILRSAAILAGAGATATATAGAAFGAPGGGQRRNDPQLTWLVGDHHVHTQYSHDAKYLIQHQLDAARKYGVDWLAFTEHSNFGHANNGGAVNSNREIREQRAANKDLLIFQGLEWYIPAAEHGSVLVAPGPNEVDLLRTFELVWDGKLNGWEKPAPGSTAEGLAERKAAEAIAWLAEQRRTGYIDDVLVLANHPMRLGIDSPHELRAWRDAAREVMIGMEGAPGAQGSGISQFTVPGDQRGEYTNAPSQYSFAGYPADAYRPYGGFDWATAHRRRRLGLHARRRLALLDHREFRQPPHRQGHAEDRPLPGAGALPEPAQRVRPLERGGPSTGPGGNRRAPRRQRLLARAVQPDPHGRTSQKLRRSALRNAQRQDVGGPRTPAGRA is encoded by the coding sequence ATGTGCAACACCCATGACCAGTTCGACCCGAAACTTTCCACGGCAGCTGCGGACCGGGAGTTGGAGGCGATCGGGTGGAACCGACGTGCAATCCTGAGGTCCGCCGCCATCCTTGCGGGCGCCGGTGCCACGGCAACCGCAACGGCAGGGGCAGCCTTCGGCGCTCCCGGGGGCGGGCAGAGGCGCAACGACCCTCAGCTCACATGGCTGGTCGGCGATCATCACGTTCACACCCAGTACAGCCACGATGCGAAATACCTCATCCAGCACCAGCTCGACGCAGCCCGGAAGTACGGCGTCGATTGGCTGGCCTTCACCGAACATTCAAACTTCGGTCACGCCAACAACGGAGGCGCAGTCAACTCGAATCGGGAAATCCGGGAACAGCGCGCCGCCAACAAGGACCTGCTCATCTTCCAGGGACTGGAGTGGTACATCCCCGCTGCGGAGCACGGGTCCGTTCTTGTTGCGCCCGGCCCCAACGAAGTCGACCTCCTCCGGACCTTCGAACTGGTCTGGGACGGCAAGCTCAACGGCTGGGAGAAGCCCGCACCGGGTTCAACCGCTGAAGGACTCGCAGAACGCAAAGCCGCGGAGGCCATCGCATGGCTGGCCGAGCAGCGGCGCACCGGCTACATCGACGACGTCCTGGTTCTCGCCAATCATCCGATGCGGCTTGGGATCGACTCACCTCACGAATTGCGCGCCTGGCGCGACGCGGCGCGCGAGGTAATGATCGGCATGGAGGGCGCGCCAGGCGCTCAGGGCAGCGGCATCAGCCAGTTCACAGTTCCCGGCGACCAGCGCGGCGAATACACCAACGCCCCCAGCCAGTACAGCTTCGCGGGCTACCCGGCCGACGCCTACCGGCCGTACGGCGGGTTCGACTGGGCCACGGCACACCGTCGGCGGCGTCTGGGACTCCATGCTCGCCGAAGGCTTGCCCTTCTGGATCACCGCGAATTCCGACAACCACCTCACCGTCAAGGACACGCTGAAGACCGGCCCCTACCCGGAGCGGGAGCCCTACCTGAGCCTGCCCAACGAGTTCGACCGCTGGAGCGTGGAGGGCCGTCGACCGGACCCGGTGGAAACCGGAGAGCCCCAAGGAGGCAGCGACTTCTGGCCCGGGCAGTTCAGCCGGACCCACACGGGCGTACTTCACAGAAGCTACGGCGGAGTGCTCTCCGCAATGCGCAGCGGCAGGATGTGGGTGGACCACGGACACCTGCTGGCCGGGCTTGA
- a CDS encoding MFS transporter, with protein sequence MWATFAIFGLNGLVFASWAARIPAASEVLGLSDGHTGTLLLVGAIGSLISLPLSGGIAARIGTANTVRVGGVAATIAASTIAAGLLIASVPLAAIGLFIFGLGIGLWDVAQNLEGADVERLLRRTIMPKFHAAFSGGAFLGALVGAGLAAAGVSLSAHLTVVAVLVLAISLWVPRYFLPEQAHTDKHDDDAKPRNGLTAWREPRTLLIGLVVLGAALTEGAANDWVAKATVDGLGTTEAVGALMFGVFVASMTLFRFVGGGFIDRFGRVRVLQVSLASSLAGLVLFVFAPNVILAGLGAVLWGTGAALGFPMGMSAAADEPRFAAARVAVVSTIGYMAFLAGPPLLGFLGDLVGIRTALLAVGVAVLASFLVAPAAAERQAGEPEASRVNS encoded by the coding sequence ATGTGGGCAACCTTCGCTATCTTCGGCCTGAACGGACTTGTCTTCGCGAGCTGGGCAGCGAGGATTCCCGCGGCGTCCGAGGTGCTCGGGTTGAGTGACGGACACACTGGAACCCTGCTGCTGGTGGGCGCCATTGGTTCGCTCATCTCACTTCCTCTGTCCGGCGGAATCGCTGCGCGCATCGGCACCGCGAACACCGTGCGTGTGGGTGGCGTGGCCGCGACAATTGCAGCGTCCACGATCGCCGCCGGATTGCTCATCGCTTCCGTGCCGCTCGCTGCAATCGGGCTGTTCATCTTTGGCCTGGGAATCGGGCTATGGGATGTTGCCCAGAACCTGGAGGGAGCCGACGTCGAACGCCTCCTGAGGCGCACTATCATGCCCAAGTTCCACGCGGCGTTCAGCGGTGGCGCCTTCCTCGGAGCGCTCGTCGGCGCCGGGCTTGCGGCTGCAGGGGTGAGCCTGTCGGCTCATCTGACGGTGGTGGCCGTGCTGGTGCTGGCGATCTCGCTCTGGGTCCCTCGTTACTTCCTGCCGGAGCAGGCCCATACGGACAAGCACGACGACGACGCGAAGCCGCGCAACGGCCTCACCGCATGGAGGGAGCCGCGCACGCTGCTCATCGGGCTGGTGGTGCTGGGGGCCGCGCTGACAGAGGGCGCTGCCAATGACTGGGTGGCGAAGGCGACCGTCGATGGACTGGGAACCACCGAGGCCGTCGGTGCTCTCATGTTCGGAGTGTTCGTAGCGTCAATGACCCTGTTCCGCTTTGTGGGCGGCGGCTTCATCGACCGGTTCGGCCGGGTGCGCGTACTGCAGGTTAGCCTTGCATCCTCGCTGGCTGGGCTGGTCCTGTTCGTCTTCGCGCCGAACGTGATTCTCGCCGGCCTCGGCGCCGTCCTGTGGGGCACGGGTGCGGCGCTCGGTTTCCCGATGGGCATGTCTGCCGCGGCGGATGAGCCGCGTTTCGCAGCCGCACGCGTGGCGGTTGTCTCCACAATCGGCTACATGGCCTTCCTGGCGGGCCCTCCACTTCTGGGTTTCCTGGGCGACTTGGTGGGAATCCGCACCGCCCTGCTCGCGGTCGGCGTGGCCGTGCTGGCTTCATTCCTTGTAGCCCCCGCAGCCGCTGAGCGGCAGGCCGGGGAGCCGGAGGCCTCGCGCGTCAATTCCTGA
- a CDS encoding heme-binding protein — protein MATSKFFSVSLAFASAAVLALGVTACSSTETATGQESEPPATTAPAEEQASGESTAPAGEDSEQGGEAVLTTSRLSVQAAMQAAEAALAQCQSDDLPFVSVAVVDRFGQVQALLRGDNAAQHTEDSARLKAYTAAAFGANTSELSERATGDGATIRDIPGTLFLPGGVTVRAGEAPIAGIGVGGAPDGAADEACAQAGLDAIADSFDG, from the coding sequence ATGGCCACATCCAAGTTCTTTTCCGTCTCCCTCGCCTTCGCATCTGCTGCTGTGCTCGCCCTCGGCGTCACCGCCTGTTCGTCCACCGAGACGGCCACCGGCCAGGAGTCCGAACCTCCCGCAACGACCGCACCGGCCGAAGAGCAGGCGTCGGGGGAGTCTACTGCTCCTGCCGGAGAAGACTCCGAACAGGGTGGCGAGGCGGTCCTCACCACGTCGCGGCTGAGTGTCCAGGCGGCGATGCAGGCGGCGGAGGCCGCGCTGGCGCAGTGTCAGTCAGATGACCTTCCCTTCGTATCCGTAGCCGTCGTTGACCGGTTCGGTCAGGTCCAGGCCCTGCTTCGCGGGGACAATGCGGCGCAGCACACCGAGGATTCGGCGCGACTGAAGGCTTACACCGCGGCGGCGTTCGGCGCGAACACCTCCGAGTTGAGCGAGCGTGCAACGGGTGACGGCGCAACCATCCGGGACATCCCGGGCACCCTGTTCCTGCCCGGAGGTGTCACGGTGAGGGCAGGAGAGGCTCCCATCGCAGGAATTGGTGTGGGCGGGGCACCTGACGGTGCCGCCGATGAAGCGTGCGCCCAGGCGGGTCTCGACGCTATCGCGGATTCCTTTGACGGGTAG